Within the Molothrus aeneus isolate 106 chromosome 1, BPBGC_Maene_1.0, whole genome shotgun sequence genome, the region CAAAGGGGcgatgcagagcagggagcaggaaaagaGCAGGAGGCAAATGGGCCATGTTTGCAGGCAGTGTGGCCTGCAGCCTTGCTTGGTAGCCTGAGAGAAGAAGCTGCTAAACACATTTAAGAGCCTTAGCGCAGGGAGGCATCCTCAGGGCCTGAGATGAGTTCCAGGGAGTGGGTGGTTGGTGTCAGGGGTGGTGCTGAGAGACCTTAGCAGTTGTAGCCATAGCCCCTCCTGCCATAGCAGCCCAGGCCGTAGCCATAGCCCTGCCCGTAGCCGAATCCACAGCCATAGCCAAATCCACGGCCATAACCAAGGCCGTAGCCAAAGCCACCAAATCCCCCAGagatgggctgtccctgcacactgaGCTCAGTGCCCACGGCAGCCGAGGAGGTGGATCCGACGGCGGtgctctgggggaaggaggtcatgatgggtcctggcagggtgaccagcacaggggaagggttGATGATGACGCGGGAATCCTGgcattgcagggcacagggctcgtTGCAGCTGTTGGCCAGCGGGGTGGGTCCGCAGGGACTGCAGCGGTTGTAGCAGGCCATGGGTGTGGTGTGGAGGGTGCCTGGAAGAGAGAGGGTGAGGCAGGGTAGAGGCGTGGGGGTGCAAGGAACAAAGTgtcagcagggtgagggagtgTGGAGGCTGTTGTGGGGCTGTGTGGAGCCATGAGGGCTGCTGAGACTGGGGCTGAGCATGCTAGAAGAGAGGGGCCAGGGGTGCAGGATCAGGAGGGTCAGGGGATTGAGACTCACCTGGttgtcagcaggagcaggaggagatggagtcTGAAGAAGTGTGTGAGGGACagaggctctgggctggcttttATGCTGGTCCTGGAGGGGTGGGACAGCCTTGTCCCATGGCCTTGAGGCATTtttgaggcagcagctcttggctggCCCAGCCTGGTGAGTCATGAGGTGTGGAGTGTTTTCCTTCATGCACTTCTGCAATTCCATGTCCTGACCCTGAGGTTGTGTCAGTCTGACCTTGTTGGCAGCTTTTAATTGCAAGAATTAGTGACCATTTTCTTGTTGCTGGTGCCTTTCAGGACATGTAGAAGATTCAAACAGCCCTGAGGACAACTGATGTTTCATCGATGAGGACACGCCATGGAATAATGACATCATGTCCCATTTGCCTTCTTTCCTCCTGCTTGAAAGAGTCCTCAGCTCTgtcaacttctttttttaagggTGTTCCAGTCCCATTGGTCTCCTGACACTGCTCTGTGAACCATGTCCTTGTTGCACTCTGCAGCCCCATCAGTGGTACACGACAGTTGACCTCCTCATCTTCCTTGTGTTACTTTTCTTATTACGTATTTCCTAAATCTCTCCTGGTAATCGCTGGAGCTTTTTACATCAGAGGCTCCACGGCCACCTCACGATCCATTTATGCTCCAGCAGGATCACAAGGTCAAATGCTATTTTTGGCAAGGGAATGGCAACCAGCATCGCATTCCTGGAATTCCACCAGACCCTTAAACCAGTCCCACAGGACATCCTTATCTCTAAACTGCAGACACATGAGTTTGAAGGGTTGACAAACCAACAGATGAGTAATTGTTCCCctcatgcttcttcttctcATCCTCCACGAGGTTTCCTTCCCATGTgtcaggcagagcccagcaacGGGACCCCACAGTGTGACCTTGCTGGGCCCAGCTGAGATGAGCGCTACGGAAGAACCCACACAGGACTGTGAAGAGCACAGGACAACTCCTTAAGTCATGTGGATTGCTTTCCCATCTCCAATGGCAAAGGCCAGGAATATAGACAAGCCTGGAAAGATGCAACCAAGGTAGGGAGGAGGAGAACATGATCAAAAGTGCAGGTGCTCACCCCCAGAACACCTGCAAAGCTTAGAGCAGCCTAAAAaggggagctggggttgtttagcctggagaaaaggggacTCAGAGATGACCTTATCactctacaacttcctgaagggtgattgtagtcaggtgggggttggtctctttcccCAAATTCTGACAGAATGAGAcaacacagtctcaagctgcatcaagggaaatataggttggatattagcaaaaagcttttcactgaaacagtgataaagtactggaatggccTGTCTGGGGAGGTGGTAGTGTctcggtgccatggtttagttgagttAGGGCATgaattggacttgatgatcttgaaggtctcttccaacccagtgattctgtgaattctgtgaattctgtggatTCTGTGAAAAGCTCCATGAGGAAATGGGGTCCCTCTTCACCACATGcacacaaaacacagcacacCAGTGCCATGGGGTGACCTCACCGATGACACTCCACAAAGTTTTGGTCACGTCTTCATCCCATCTTGACATAAACCATCAAGACCAACATTTAACCTCTAATACTCACACTTAAAAGCTGCCGCCAAGGTCGGATGGACACGGCCTAAAGAGAAGGATGTAGAATGGCAGAATCACACAAAGGAATGCCAGCATCATGACACAGAAGGAAGGAGCAACTCAATAACTGTCCATTAGTAATTAGTCCTTTTTGCTAATAGGAAAACAATATTACATTTACAGGATATAAGTTTTGAAACTCTTTGTCTTGAATGTAGAATAAATGAATTGACATTACACACACCGGGGAAAAAGGGATGGGCCTGCATTTGTTGTTAGCTATTGGAATTCTAAATGAGATCAAGAAATATGCTTTGAATGATAGCATAGTTTGTTGGTTAAATTTTAGAAATCTAAATGGACAATAACATGGGAACAAGTGCAGCCTGAACAGCCTCTACTTTCCAAGACCCTCTCTCAATCCCATTCAAGACACATGAAAAAGAGCCCACTTTCTTCCATCAGGGAGAACTCCCAGGCACTGGGACATTTCCAAGTTATCACAGAGTGACCTTCCCAGGAcatcagcagctccctcagcattCCTGAGAGAAACACGGTGACTGATGGACATCCAGTGGCACCAAACAGAGTCACAGTCTTCAAAAGGCACCCACAAACCAGAGCACACAAGGCCCACTGATGACATTGCACCTCTGCTGGTCTCTGTTTGTTTATTCAACCCTCACAGACATATATCTAACAACCAAATCTACCTAAAGATCAACTCTGACTCTAAAGCTCCCTCCAAGGTCAGATGGTCAGAGACTCAAGGGCAGGATATGACACTGCAGAATTCAATGATGTAGAACACTCCCCACCTCATGACACACCAGGCTGGGTCAGCCGAGACCTGCTGCCTCAAAATGCCCCAAGGCCATGGGACAAGGCTGTCCTGCCCCTCCAGGACCTGCATAAAAGACGGCCCAGAGCctctcacactcacacacttcTCCTGAcgccttctcctcctgctcctgctgacaaCCAGGTGAGTCTCAAGCCCCtgaccctcctgctcctgcaccctgGCCCCTCTCTTTCAACACACTCTGCTCCAGACTCTGCAGCCCTCAtccttccccacagccccacaacaGCCTCCACACTCCCTCACTCTCCTGCATCACTGCCCCtcaccatccctgcccttcctcacCCCTCTCTCTTCCAGGCACCCTCCACACCACAAAAATGGCCTGCTACAACCGCTGCAGTCCCTGCGGACCCACCCCGCTGGCCAACAGCTGCAacgagccctgtgccctgcaatgcCAGGATTCCCGCGTCATCATCaacccttcccctgtgctggtcaccctgccaggacccatcatgacctccttcccccagagcaCCGCCGTCGGATCCACCTCCTCGGCTGCCGTGGGCACTGAGCtcagtgtgcagggacagcccatctCTGGCGGATTTGGTGGCTTTGGTGGCTTTGGCTACGGCCTTGGCTATGGCCGTGGATTTGGCTACAGCCTGGGAGGCCTGGGCTG harbors:
- the LOC136556001 gene encoding feather beta keratin-like, with protein sequence MPQGHGTRLSHPSRTSIKASPEPLSLTHFFRLHLLLLLLTTTGTLHTTPMACYNRCSPCGPTPLANSCNEPCALQCQDSRVIINPSPVLVTLPGPIMTSFPQSTAVGSTSSAAVGTELSVQGQPISGGFGGFGYGLGYGRGFGYGCGFGYGQGYGYGLGCYGRRGYGYNC
- the LOC136556011 gene encoding feather beta keratin-like, whose product is MACYNRCSPCGPTPLANSCNEPCALQCQDSRVIINPSPVLVTLPGPIMTSFPQSTAVGSTSSAAVGTELSVQGQPISGGFGGFGGFGYGLGYGRGFGYSLGGLGCYGRRGYGYIC